TGTCGAAATACATGAAATACGGGACGTCCTCTTCGATTGCATAGAACGGCCAGAACCTCGATGACACGCGGCTGCCCCAATAGTTCTCCTGCCTGCCGACTGTTTCGGGAGGAACGACCTGGAACACGCCGGGAATCTTGTCGGCAACGAGCCACGTCCCGAGATCAGCTTCGGCATCCGGCAGGTGAAATGCCGGTTCGTGGTAGTGCGCTTCGAAAGCCAGCACCACCGGGCCGCGCACGACCGCAACGCGATCTGGATGCTGTGGATCGATCGGCTGATACCGAGGCTGCAAGGGTATTTTGATTTCGACCCGGTCCCCGGATTTCCACGTCCGCTTGAACGAGGCCCAGTTCCCAGGCTTGCACGGAACATTGGCATCGGAGCCGTTGACCTTCACCGATACATCGTGCGCCCATGCGGGGACACGGAACCTGAGGTCGAAGGCCGCTTCCCGCGCCATTTGCAGCGTGAGCGTCGACACTTCCGACTCCGGGTACTCGGTATCCTGCACCAACTTTATCTCACCCTCAGGACGAGTCCAGACAACCTCGGACGGGAAGAATAGGTTGACACAAATGCCGGCATCATCCTTGAAGTAGATCAAGTTGTGATAGTCGGCGAGCCCTTGAATCAGGGTGCCTGAACAGCACGTGAACTTGTCCCAGCGGTAGACCTTCATTCCACCGCCCAACCGGTAGTCGGAGTAGTAAAAGTTCTTGCCCCCCGCCGCCAGCGGGAGAGCCGCGCCGATGCCGTTGTACAGCAGCCTTTCAATCCAATCCCCGTATCGCGCTTCACCGGTGAATTGCATCAGGTAGCGGCTCAATTTGAACGCGGCCCAGGTGCCACAGATGGTCTCGAAGCTGTCGAACCGAAACTCGAGGGTCTTTCCAAGGCGCCCGTCCGGCACCATCAACCGTTCGTGCGGGCCGAATCCGCCGGTGGGGTAGCATTGAGTGTGCTGCAAAAAATCATAGGCGTTTTTGAGAATCTGCAGATAACGCGAATCTCCCGTCACGGCGTACGTCATGGCCGCGCTGCTGAACGTATTCACATGACTGTATGCGTGCAGCCCGAAAACACCGTCCGGTGAAGCGGTATTGGCGAACTTATCCCAGTAGGTGTGG
This sequence is a window from Terriglobia bacterium. Protein-coding genes within it:
- a CDS encoding glycoside hydrolase family 127 protein, whose product is MEIARRDFLKSAPAGAWILAQAARGQAPLSAAGSRIKLEPFNYRGVRLRESRWRSQVQTARDFYFNISNDDILQGFRAAAGLPAPGKPLGSEWTSKMGRASWCQTNSATVFGQWLSGMARMSLATGDAALHDKAVYLMTEWAKTIKSDGNCGMQHYPFEKLVCGLVDMEEFGGRPEAMTLLESVTDWASKTFNRTRTPATPNAYMGNPSEWYTLSENLWRAYQISGNAKFKDFAEVWLYHTYWDKFANTASPDGVFGLHAYSHVNTFSSAAMTYAVTGDSRYLQILKNAYDFLQHTQCYPTGGFGPHERLMVPDGRLGKTLEFRFDSFETICGTWAAFKLSRYLMQFTGEARYGDWIERLLYNGIGAALPLAAGGKNFYYSDYRLGGGMKVYRWDKFTCCSGTLIQGLADYHNLIYFKDDAGICVNLFFPSEVVWTRPEGEIKLVQDTEYPESEVSTLTLQMAREAAFDLRFRVPAWAHDVSVKVNGSDANVPCKPGNWASFKRTWKSGDRVEIKIPLQPRYQPIDPQHPDRVAVVRGPVVLAFEAHYHEPAFHLPDAEADLGTWLVADKIPGVFQVVPPETVGRQENYWGSRVSSRFWPFYAIEEDVPYFMYFDKRSLPVRIW